In Rhodothermus marinus DSM 4252, a single genomic region encodes these proteins:
- the trpA gene encoding tryptophan synthase subunit alpha, whose translation MIDRLQSMFATLRARGEKAMGLFLTNGFPDPESTRPLLEVIDEAGADFIELGMPFSDPLAEGVPIQRASERALRHGVRLTDAFRTAEWFRARSQTPLLLMGYVNPIYRYGYRAFCRDAARAGVDGLILADLPPEESRALDEAAREAGLAMVYLIAPNTPDERIRAIDERATGFVYAVSVTGLTGSQLPDHAAVEAYLQRARRQVRRNPLLVGFGIKSHEDARRLSRHTDGFIVGSALIRLVERLWDDPALTPEERLASVRRFVHALKHGTPVQVGT comes from the coding sequence ATGATCGATCGCCTGCAATCGATGTTTGCAACGTTGCGGGCCCGTGGTGAGAAGGCCATGGGCCTGTTTCTGACGAACGGGTTTCCGGATCCGGAAAGCACCCGCCCGCTGCTGGAGGTCATCGACGAGGCCGGCGCGGATTTCATCGAGCTGGGCATGCCCTTCAGCGATCCGCTGGCCGAAGGCGTGCCGATCCAGCGGGCCAGCGAGCGGGCGCTTCGGCACGGCGTGCGTCTGACCGACGCCTTCCGCACTGCCGAATGGTTCCGGGCGCGGAGCCAGACACCGCTGCTGCTCATGGGCTACGTCAACCCGATCTATCGCTACGGCTACCGGGCCTTCTGCCGCGATGCCGCCCGGGCGGGCGTGGACGGATTGATCTTGGCCGATCTGCCGCCGGAAGAAAGCAGGGCGCTGGACGAAGCCGCCCGCGAGGCGGGCCTGGCCATGGTCTATCTGATCGCCCCGAACACGCCGGACGAACGCATCCGGGCGATCGACGAGCGCGCCACCGGGTTCGTCTATGCCGTGTCGGTGACCGGCCTGACCGGGAGCCAGTTGCCCGATCATGCGGCCGTCGAGGCCTACCTGCAGCGGGCCCGCCGCCAGGTCCGGCGTAATCCCCTGCTGGTGGGGTTTGGGATCAAATCGCACGAAGACGCCCGGCGCCTGAGCCGCCACACGGACGGCTTCATCGTGGGCTCGGCGCTGATCCGGCTGGTCGAGCGGCTCTGGGACGATCCGGCGCTTACGCCGGAGGAGCGGCTGGCGTCCGTGCGCCGGTTCGTGCATGCGCTGAAGCACGGTACGCCGGTTCAGGTGGGCACCTGA
- a CDS encoding DUF4837 family protein: MRQRSTRVTLTRREIVMPRRLAVFFGITCLSFLLGCGNVDYRPLAIGDNGEIQVVIDSTLWAGPVGEALRMALGYYVQTLPNPEPFFQLRPIEPRIQDDLDRVKKFKNVLFVAALRDSSQISRLVQQAFSPEALQAVREGSAAVVPRGDLWRRRQLVYFIVAETDSQLVEAIRRATPKLREDFDEIARERLAIEMFEKGRQFDIEDTLMAHHGFAVNVQHDYVLVFDTTRFVWLRRVLPDTWRSLFVYYEENADPAKLTPEWIYATRDSLTRRYLQGNAGGFVQIDYRQPLETRQIDFLGRYGYETRGLWHMVTELDDGRLFPAGMGGPFVNYSFYDQKSGRIYMIDGMVFAPGFEKREFLRQMEVIAYTFRTREDVASETPASP; this comes from the coding sequence ATGCGGCAACGTTCCACGCGCGTAACGCTCACCCGACGCGAGATCGTCATGCCCCGGCGCCTTGCTGTATTTTTCGGAATCACATGCCTGTCGTTTCTGCTTGGCTGCGGCAATGTGGACTACCGGCCGCTTGCCATCGGCGACAACGGCGAAATTCAGGTGGTGATCGATTCGACGCTGTGGGCCGGACCCGTCGGCGAGGCGCTGCGCATGGCGCTGGGCTATTACGTGCAAACGCTGCCCAATCCGGAGCCGTTTTTCCAATTGCGTCCCATTGAGCCGCGCATCCAGGACGATCTGGATCGCGTCAAAAAGTTCAAGAACGTGCTCTTCGTGGCGGCGCTGCGCGATTCGAGTCAGATCTCGCGACTGGTGCAGCAGGCCTTTTCGCCCGAGGCGTTGCAGGCCGTGCGTGAAGGCTCGGCGGCCGTCGTGCCCCGAGGCGACCTGTGGCGGCGGCGCCAGCTCGTCTATTTCATCGTGGCCGAGACCGATTCACAACTGGTCGAGGCGATCCGCCGGGCCACGCCGAAATTGCGGGAAGACTTCGACGAGATTGCACGCGAGCGGCTGGCCATCGAAATGTTCGAAAAGGGCCGCCAGTTCGACATCGAAGACACGCTCATGGCCCATCATGGCTTTGCCGTGAACGTGCAGCATGACTATGTGCTGGTGTTCGACACGACGCGCTTCGTCTGGCTGCGGCGCGTATTGCCCGACACCTGGCGGAGCCTGTTTGTCTATTACGAAGAAAACGCCGATCCGGCGAAGCTGACGCCGGAATGGATCTACGCCACGCGCGACTCACTTACGCGCCGCTATCTGCAGGGCAATGCCGGGGGCTTTGTGCAGATCGACTATCGCCAACCGCTCGAGACGCGCCAGATCGACTTTCTGGGACGTTACGGCTACGAGACGCGCGGGCTCTGGCACATGGTGACCGAACTGGACGACGGGCGACTGTTTCCGGCCGGCATGGGCGGCCCGTTTGTCAATTACTCTTTTTACGACCAGAAGAGCGGGCGCATTTACATGATCGACGGGATGGTGTTCGCGCCCGGTTTTGAAAAACGTGAGTTTCTGCGCCAGATGGAAGTCATTGCCTATACATTCCGGACGCGCGAGGATGTGGCGTCCGAAACACCCGCTTCCCCGTAG
- the hisG gene encoding ATP phosphoribosyltransferase has product MSTETATLTRTERPDEQPRRVLRLGLPKGSLQQATLELLEKAGFKFSVSERSYFPSTDDEELSAMLVRAQEMARYVEDGVFDAGITGKDWVMETGADVVTVADLIYSKQSMRPVRWVLAVAEDSDIRSVQDLQGKRIATEVVNLTRRWLAERGVEAEVEFSWGATEAKCPELVDAIVEVTETGASLRANRLRILEVLMESNTQLIANKQAWQDPWKRRKIENIAMLMEGAIRAENRVGLKMNARKADVEKIIRMLPAMRRPTISPLAADGEEWVAIETIIEEKEVRRLIPELKRAGAEGIIEYPLNKVIP; this is encoded by the coding sequence ATGTCCACCGAAACGGCTACGCTGACCCGAACGGAACGACCCGACGAACAGCCCCGCCGCGTGTTGCGGCTGGGCCTGCCCAAGGGGAGTCTGCAGCAGGCCACGCTGGAGCTGCTCGAAAAAGCCGGGTTCAAGTTCAGCGTCAGCGAACGCTCCTACTTTCCTTCGACCGACGACGAGGAGCTGAGCGCCATGCTCGTGCGCGCTCAGGAAATGGCCCGTTACGTCGAAGACGGCGTCTTCGACGCCGGCATCACGGGCAAGGACTGGGTGATGGAGACCGGCGCCGACGTGGTCACGGTGGCCGATCTCATCTACTCGAAGCAGAGCATGCGGCCGGTGCGCTGGGTGCTGGCCGTGGCCGAGGACTCCGACATCCGCTCGGTGCAGGACCTGCAGGGCAAGCGCATCGCCACCGAGGTGGTCAACCTGACGCGGCGCTGGCTGGCCGAGCGGGGCGTGGAAGCCGAGGTGGAGTTTTCCTGGGGGGCTACCGAGGCCAAGTGCCCGGAGCTGGTGGACGCCATCGTCGAGGTGACCGAGACGGGCGCTTCGCTGCGGGCCAACCGGCTGCGCATTCTGGAGGTGCTCATGGAGTCGAACACCCAGCTCATCGCCAACAAGCAGGCCTGGCAGGACCCCTGGAAGCGTCGCAAGATCGAAAACATCGCGATGCTGATGGAAGGGGCCATCCGGGCCGAAAACCGGGTGGGCCTGAAGATGAACGCCCGCAAGGCGGATGTTGAGAAGATCATCCGAATGCTGCCGGCCATGCGGCGGCCGACGATCTCGCCGCTGGCGGCCGACGGCGAGGAGTGGGTGGCCATCGAAACGATCATCGAAGAAAAAGAAGTGCGCCGGCTGATCCCCGAACTCAAACGCGCCGGCGCCGAGGGCATCATCGAATATCCGCTCAACAAAGTGATCCCCTGA